In Paludibaculum fermentans, the genomic stretch GCCTCAGGAAAGGAGAGTGAAACGCCCTCACTGGTCAGAGCGTACCAGGCGGGCAGTGGCTGGTTGTTTGGGCAAATCATGATTGAGGCGTTCGAATCACCACCGATTGAGGACAACCCCTGCGCTCATAAGTAGCCACTTGTCCGCGTTGCTTCTGGCTGCTGGGGCGGCGCTGATACCGGAGCGCCGTCCAGTCGAAAGGCGACATCCATGATAAGTAGTTGTCAAGGGAAAACACACTAATCGCTGCGCTCCCGTTGGTGGAACTTCCTTCGCCCGGCCGATCTCCCTGTCGACGTCCCCAGCTTCAGGTTGGACCATCGCCGAATGCCGGCGTGGCCAGACATCCATTGGCCGCATCCGTGCCCGTCTCGGGCCTTCGCGGAAGATTGAGTTTGGACTACCGGCCGGCCTCAAACAGCCTGTGTGGCGCATCCGGACCTTGCGGGCCCTTTGCGCAGTCCCGAGTTTCGGGAGGAACGGCCGGTGCTGGCTCTCATCAACAGCAGATTCTTTGTTCGTTCTTCAATGCTTGTTATTGCGCTGGCATTGCAACCTGCTCCTCCAGGCATCCGGTTTCTTTCTCCGCGATCGCGCGCGGCTGGAATTCCTGGCCGCTGCGATCCACCGCCAACAGGTAGGCCACCAGCTTCCGAGCCACGGCCAACGTGGCTCGGTTGGGATTGCCCCGGTTCTTTTCCCGTTCGTGCACCAGTTTGAGCTGCGGGTTCCACAGCGGGGCCACCTTGGCGGCTTCAATCAAACATCGTGACCAACCCGGCCTAACCACCACGCGCACAAACTGCCTCGTGGAAACTGGTTAACCTGAGAGACAGTGACGAAACCACCGGGAGTCGCGAAGACCGGCGCATACCAGCCCCTGTTCGATGGCATTGTCGCGTTGCTCGAAGAGTCCCGGCGCGCGGCAGGGCGAGCCGTCAACTCCATCATCACCTCGGCCTACTGGGAGATCGGTCGACGCATCGTCGAGGAAGAACAATCCGGGCAACGCAAGGCGAACTACGGCGATCAACTGGTCGAGCAGTTGGCCATGGACCTCACGGCCCGATTCGGAAAGGGTTTTTCGAGAACCAACGTATTTCAGATGCGTCAGTTCTACCTCTCCTTCCAGGAGATTGTCCAGACACCGTCTGAACAATCTTCGGCGCTCACAACCGTCCAGACAGCGTCTGGACAATTGCCGCCGTTTCCGCTCTCCTGGTCCCACTATGTCCGGTTGCTCTCCGTCCAGGATCTATCGGCCAGGCGTTTCTACGAGAAGCAGGCTTTGAGCTCCGGATGGTCCGTTCGCCAGTTGGACCGCCAGATCGCTTCTCAATTCTACGAGCGTTCCAAAGCCGCGCGGCGGAATCTCGTAGCACGAAGGCAGCCGGGCGATGACCTCACACCCGACGAGCAAATCCGGGACCCTTTCGTACTCGAGTTTCTCGGCCTGAAAGACGAATACTCCGAACACGAACTCGAGGAGGCGTTGATCCAGCACCTGGAGCACTTTCTGTTGGAACTCGGAGACGACTTCGCCTTCATGGCCCGTCAGAAGCGTCTGCGGGTGGGCGATGAATGGTACCGGGTGGACTTGCTCTTCTTCCATCGCCGGCTGCGCAGCCTGATCCTCATCGATCTGAAACTCGGCCGCTTCTCCCACGCGGACGCCGGCCAGATGAATCTCTATCTGAACTATGCCCGCGAACACTGGATCCTGCCCGGCGAGAACCCGCCCGTTGGCTTGGTGCTCTGTTCGGAACGGAACGACGCGGTGGCGCACTACGCACTCGGAAACCTGAACAACCAAGTCTTAGCCCGGGAGTATAAGTTGAGCCTGCCAGAGGAGGGAGTCCTGGTGAGAGAAATCTCGGACACCCGCCGTGCCCTGCAGCTTCGAGCCCAATTCAAGCCAACCGTCGACCCATAAGAAAGGCGACAGCCAGACCCAAGAAAAGCGTCCCCACCCCGCCAGGGACCAACCCGCCGCCTCGAAACCACCCCCCGTCCGCTCGACTTCTCCCCCATTTCCGCCCCGCCGCCAACAGCAGTTCACGAGTTCGAAATTTATCGTCGCTTTCGAATCAATCGGTTACGCCGAAAAGCCCTCCAATTCATAGGATCGGCGTGTATAACGTTGCCCAAGGAGAACAACGATGCAGACTTTCAATACGAATACGGACGACATGGTACGCTCGAGCCGTTTCCTGGTAACCACCCACGACCGTGCGAACGCGCCTGTGCATCTGCGGCCACAGGCTGCTGGCCTCATCACCTGCATCGCGGACCAAGCCCTCCTGGCAGCGCTCCGCGACGACGTCCACCAGCAGATCGGCCCCGCTCCGCGTCTCAAGCCGCGCAGGACCGTTCCCAGGGCCGCCCTCCCGGCCTCGAGGAGCAACGCCCGCTGACCCCCAGCGCCGGGAACCGCCATGGCCAACCAACCCATCTCCGAGCGCCGCCTCGCCGCCAACCGCGCCAACGCCCAGAAATCGACCGGGCCCCGCACCGCCGAAGGCAAGCTCCGGGTCTCACAGAACGCCACCCGCCACAACCTCTACTCCGGCCCGCACCACCTGCCGGAAGACATCGAAGCGCGTCTCTACCATCAGGCGCTGCAGCAGACCGCGGACATCGCCAACCCAAAGTTCCGCTCGCTCTCAGTACACCGCCTGATCCTCCGGGGCCACGAGCGCCGCCTCTTCCAACTCGAAGGCAAGCTCTGGGCCGAAGCCCTCCGGGCCAACAACGAAGCCATCCCCCAAGCCGCGCTCTGGATCCGCGAGAACCAGGGCGAAGTCGTCCAGGCCCTGGGCCGCTATCACGCCTGGATCTGTGTGCGGATCCGGGCGATCCAGAAGTCCGCCTTCCCTTATCTGACGGGAGACGTGGCTCATCAGCAATCCATCCCCGCCCGAGTCCAGGCCCTCTTCGCCGCGGCCGCCGGTTCCACCCGGCCCATAGCGTTAACCGCGCAAGCCAGTGCAACCCCCACGAACTCAGTGACTGCGGAAGACCAGGCGCCTGCGTCAGGCAACAGCAATCTCGTTCCGCCGCCCCTCGGCCTCCAACTTCTAGCAAAGGTGCAAGGCGCCTGCCGCCCGGTCCGCCCGGTCCCAGCCCCGCAACCAGTGAAGGCCATCCGCCCACCCACGGCCCCCGGCCTAAGCCTCCGTTTTCTCAAGCACGCCCGCAAACCCGCCCCGTCAAACGAAGCCAACCAGGCCCGCGAAGCAAACAGAGCCGCCGCAAACGGAGCCGCTGCAAACGGAGCCGCGAGTGTCAACGAGCGGATAACCACCCAAAACTCCCCAACCAGCCACCCACCCGTGCCGCCCGTACCCACCGAGCCCCGCAACCCCGAACACCCCGACACCACGGCCGCCCCAGCGCCCACACCCGCGAACCGAGCCGCGAGTGTCAACGAGCGGGCAGCCACACGAAGCCCCCAACCATCTCTCCATCAAGGCCTCACGCCCAACCTCATCTCCTCCCCGGCCAGCACGGCCTCCACCCCGGAATCCACTCTCCCCGAGGCATCAAACCCAACCCCGAACCCCTCGCCGGTCCCAACCGCAGCCGCCACCCAGCCAATCCACCACCACATCCAATCGCGCGGCCCCCGTCCGGCCCCGCAATCCCGTCCGCCTGAGCGATCAAAGCCACCGCAACCCACTCAACCCCTCAACGCGGACCCATCATCAGGGGAAACGAAGCCACGATTGAGGCCCTCACCAGCCCTGCCACTGCCCGATTCCTAACGAAAAGCAATCCGCCCCCGCCGTTCGCTCGATCCCGGAGTACGGCCGAGCCTTCAATAGCAAGAGTCCAGCCGCAAGGCCACCACCACGGGCACCTACGCGCCCCAACTCTCCAGTCACTTGATCTTTGACAATTAAATCCGGAATCCATCAGGGGCGCGGCGCACCCCGGCCTCCGCGCCACCAACCACCAGGGAATCTGAGGAAACGAAGCCACCCCAACTGGGCCCAACGCCCCCCGGAAGCGATCTCCCCTTCCGGGTCCTGCCGGCCGGCACGGCCGCTACTCAGCCAATCAGGCGAATCAAACCCAACACGGCCTCCGCCTGCGTCAGCTCCGCCCCTCGCCGAACAGCCGCTCAAAATACTCTCGCGTCCGGCCCTGGATCTGCAGCAGCTCCAGCCCCAGCGGCTGGTCGCACAGATGCTCCGGCACCCACCGCCGCACCAGCTTGGTCAGCATCTGCAACTGCCACTCCGAGTTCGGCAGACTGCCCTCGGTATGCCCGGAGATCAGCCGCAGACCGTGGTCCACCGCCCGATAGAACGTCGCCGCGTTCTTTAGGAAATGCGCGTCATTCGGATCCAGGTGCCCCATCTGCTCCAGCACCTCGATACGGGCCGGCGTGTTCAACACCTTGAAGAACAGGCCCGCGCCCCGCAGCCGCAAATACATCAGCGAGAAGTCGATGTCGTAGTACCCGCCCACGGCCGTCTTCAGCGGATTGTCCTCGCTCAGTTCCTTCTCGATCCGCATCCGCATGTGGCGCAACTGCTGCTTCGACCGGCCGCTCTGTCCATACCGCCGCCAGTCCACCTTCTGCAGGTCGGCCAGGAACGAGGTGGCCCGTTCGACATCGCCCGCCACCGCCCTCGTCTTCATGTACGCGACGCCCTCCCACGCCTCCGCCGTCTTCGCGAAGTACTCGTGATAGGTGCTCTCGCTCTGCACCAGCGCGCCGCCCTTGCCGTTCGGGCACAGCCGCGTATCCACCGCGAACATCGTTCCATCGCCCGTATACGACGACAGGATGGTGACAATCTTCTCCGCTACCCGCGTCCAGAAGTGGAGCTCCGGCAGGTCCGCATCGGGGATGACGAACAGCAGGTCTGCGTCCGAGGCCAGGTCGAACTCCTGCATGCCCAGCCGCCCCAGCGCGATCACCATCATCTGCGATCCGGGCTCGTAGCCTGCCGTGGCCGGCGGATTGGCGCTGAACGCCTGCGCGA encodes the following:
- a CDS encoding PDDEXK nuclease domain-containing protein encodes the protein MTKPPGVAKTGAYQPLFDGIVALLEESRRAAGRAVNSIITSAYWEIGRRIVEEEQSGQRKANYGDQLVEQLAMDLTARFGKGFSRTNVFQMRQFYLSFQEIVQTPSEQSSALTTVQTASGQLPPFPLSWSHYVRLLSVQDLSARRFYEKQALSSGWSVRQLDRQIASQFYERSKAARRNLVARRQPGDDLTPDEQIRDPFVLEFLGLKDEYSEHELEEALIQHLEHFLLELGDDFAFMARQKRLRVGDEWYRVDLLFFHRRLRSLILIDLKLGRFSHADAGQMNLYLNYAREHWILPGENPPVGLVLCSERNDAVAHYALGNLNNQVLAREYKLSLPEEGVLVREISDTRRALQLRAQFKPTVDP